The DNA segment tttcggtGCTTTTATATCTTTCGatgtgttttataaatttttctagcgcaatttctttttctaatacaACGTTCGTCTTTGTAACCtctttataaacataaataCTAAATGAATAACACGGTGCCGATCTACACAAAGCATTGTTTTGTATTCTAAATAGTGTTATCTACGCTAACTGTACGAGTACTAGAAGCCACAAGTACTTCATAGAAAATATCCGCTATTGCGTTACATTCATTCATTGTATTATCATGTGTTGCCAACTACTCAAAACAGAACTCCATTCACACAAGTTACTAGTTATTATTGCATCGTCAATGATGTTAtagcaatattaatatttacatagtgatataatatatcgctaaattaaataaatttaatgtaagATTGGATATAATGTAAcgtgaatattatatttaaaaaatattagagaTAAAATGTACTATTCAcaatatcatataaataataatcttctTACGATACTGTTATCACGATATTTAACGTTTATCATCAACGTATAAGTAAATAGAAGCAATGAAAAACGCTAATGTATGACAGATAACAATCGTATCGCTTCCATCAACTTGTATTACTGATTAACGAATAATTTAGGATGGTAGAGGCAAATGGTGAAGGTGATTGATTCCTGATGATTCTCCAACAGGTGACATTCAACAAAAGGAAGTTTGGGGTAATGAAGAAGGCATATGAGCTGTCGGTACTATGCGACTGCGAGATCGCTCTGATTATCTTCAGTTCAAGTAACAAGCTGTATCAGTATGCGAGCACCGACATGGACAAGGTTCTTCTCAAGTACACCGAGTACAACGAACCCCATGAGTCCCTCACCAACAAGAATATCATCGAGGTGAGCCGATTTCTCCTTGGTAATTTTCAAGCTACCCAACAACATTTCCGAATGTCCACCATCTAGGGAATAAGTAGATGATGGAACGATAGAAAAAGGGATAGCTATTATCTAGAGAATTTTGTTTGGTGAATAGAGTTGTTTAAGGTAATGGGATTTCCATACTCTGGATAAATtctgtaaattaaattttcataataacattttgaaatgtTGATTTATTAGAGAATTAGAAAGTTTATTGTTGATAGTATTGttggtattatttattttcataatatctcTTTACCTATAATCttctttatacaatatatttaagtACAAATTACAGGTTGGTAGTTCTAGTATTAACGAATTCGCTTACATAAAACtagaaaaattgataataaaatgaaactatagaagtaaattttattaaataaaaactatTATCCTATTTCTCGCACAAAATTCTTGTAAAAAGGAAATCTACAACCTATAAATAGTAACATATCAATTCATTGATATAATTAgttgataaattattgtgcaaaagaattttaaaatacagTATGCCCagtatgaaattataatttccatGGTAACTATAGTCTAGTACTCTAAAATATTGAAGAACTCATGTTTACTATATTTGCAATGAATATAAACCCGTTATAGCCTAGTTCTGTCCAAAAACAGAGGTTATATGTCTCACGATTATTCTTTAAAGTTGCCCTGTAGTATgattctttattttaaataatggaaACGTTTCTTCGAGATTAAGATGAACGTGTTTCAAATCTGAATGAGTATTGTTTCCGAAAGACTTGCCTCACATTCATGTAAATAATGTCGGAGTATGTTTGAAGCGCGTCTCTGCATCTCCAAGGCCGATTAGACTGTTCCAGAAGATACTGTGCAGCGTTCAAATCGTTTAACCAATCCTGTTGAACAAACTGGAAGACGTTTTGCAAGAAAAAGATCTTAAAGCTACCCTTGGCCAATAAAAATCGTTATTTACATACAGTATAATTATGTGGccgtaataataattatcttgGGGATTCTATGCTCTGTAAATATTATTTGCTCTTTTATCTTATAATAGCCAAAACATCTTATCAACGGGTCTTTTTCTTACAGCTATCTACAGTACATGGTTTCTTTCATTAGTATGTTGATACAGAAAGCATAGTTTAGGAGGAATGTGTATGTTCTAAATATGCAGAAGTAAACAAGTAGATTACGTTGTATTTATGCAAATTGGACGtaggataatttaaaaatgagtTCTTCAATCGATATAAACTCTTTATTTTTCAAGGATTAATATTTAAGATACCACGCTTTTTCCATTATAGTAAAATTACTATTCTgaattatttcttatatatttcttatGAGAAGATGTATATTTCGCAAAACGTTTAATAACGTTAAACAATTTTTAGAGAGGgtattaaaaaatttgcaaTATTGTATGTTACGTAGCACTTTCAGTGGATTTAAGATTCTCTAGCAAATATTAATTCTGAGATTCTAGAGGGGATTTAGAATTGTACCTTCAAGTTTTCAAACTTCccaataacaaaaatatattcagtAAACTCGAAACTTGCAAATAGTTCAAAGTGTTAAATAAATGTTGCAACACAATTTTTCATCGGTTTCAAAATTGCCAGAATTCTGAATACGCTTCGTCGttcgtaaaaaaataattattattgaatttttcaagaACCATGAATTTCGTACGGCACTGAACCggtgatatttttcaaataacccCGCCCTGCCGACGCGACAAGTCGTCGTGTCTGGATCAGCCGGAAGGCGAGCATATCTTGTAACTCGAGGTATCGCTGATATACCAGTAAATGAGAGATTTCACAGGGAAAAATTGCACGACGCTCGATACTCTCGCGTATCATCATTGGTTATTAACTTTTTCAAGTTTGTCGATCATCGAAATTACAACATGGGCATGCGGCAAATCTACATGCGCGGCGCTGCTACGAGACCCGCTTCCTGCGCGCCTTCTTTTTCACCGATGTTATACAGGGTGGTCCATTAGTAGAGACGACTGACCACCCCTGGTTCCGTTGCGTGTCTCGCTTGATGTTGCTCGAAAAAAAAACGTGCATCAACGAAAGACAGATGACTGGTTGGAATAAGCAACGTACAAGAAACTTTCATTTTGAGGACACTTCTTTTGCCTGTCTTTGGCTTTCGTATGATTACGGATATTAAGGTTATTTCTCCGGTGGTGGTACAAAGAGTATATTGATATTTCTTATGTACTCTTTTTTTTAACCACTTCCCCaggtttattttattacttggagtaattgtaatatatttgtttGTGATATAAAAAGTTGTATTTTTTTGTAGTATTTTGTAGTCCATGTACACATAGTGTTATAATCTTAATATAATAATGAACATTTGGTTTACAAGTATtaaaaaaagtatttgaatTATGTAAAATGTAGCATAATTAGTGAATTTTTATGGACCACTCTGTATACGCATGAAGACGTATTTCTCTTATTGTTAGACTTTCAAGTATATCAGCGATGGAAGTTACTAGAAAAGATATATCCAATCGATCGATAGGGAATAATCGTGCcagtataaataatacattaaatcTTGTTGCAATATTTAAATCGGTATGGTGAGTCGAAAAGAAGACCAGACAGGTTACGGGCTGTCTTTTACGTGCACCAAACTTGTTATACATGTTCGATATTCCTTTATAGGAATTTTATAATGCATTATGCTTGAAACAGTTGGGAGAGAACCCTTTTTTCTAGTTCTGTTAACCATCGATTTATTAATCCCTATAAAGAATTGAAACATTCCACAGAGATACGTAAACAGTTTGAATtccttaatttattatttcttatcttCCTTAATCTCTTAAAAAAGGTTAACGTATACTTGAAATCCGTAATATGTACCGAAAGAAAAGTATTTTACGAAAGAGTGTGCAATTTGAATTTGGAACCAAACCTATCATTTAAACTTCTTTATTGAGAAGAAGGAAAGTTTCAGaaataaaactaataaaaattaataaacgccatagaataattaatataatgccTAACGTTATTCGATACAATATCAACGTTTAAAAAGAATCGCAACCCTTAAGTATCGACTAGCCCATTCCCCACATCGGCCCCATAACCCAGTCCCCCAATTGTTTCGAGCATAATAATGGTCAGGGTCGTTCATGGATCCTTCACACGAATCCATCGTCGACCATCGTGTCGCGTGACACGCGATatcttctctccttttctctcccGTACACACCCATAAACGCATACGTAACCTCACTTACCATGCAAATAGTAAAAGTACACACACGAATAACCAATACACCAAAGCTACGTACATAAGAGCagagagaaggaaaaataaCTAGAGAGATTAGTCGACTGTGTGTAtacgtatgtgtatgtgtgtgacgCTAGGCGTTTAAATTAACGTGCATGCGAAGGTTGAGTGCCCTCGGGCGGTGTGGTCACGTGAACCTGTCTGCTGACACTTGCAGGCACTCAACAAGAAGGAACATAAGGGCGCCATGTCCCCGGAAAGTCCGGAGCCTGACGCGATCGAGTACAATCTCACTCCGCGCACCGAAGCCAAATACACGAAGATCGACGAGGAGTTCCAACTGATGATGCAGAGGCACCAACATAACGGCACTCGGGTAAGTGGAGGTCGTCGTTCGGTGTTGTTCGACGGCCGACTGACGTCGAGAGGACAgacagggagaaagagaaaaagtccCGGGCCAGGAGAATACCTGGGACGGCTGGAAAAATTGCGTGGATGTCCCGCAACGACGGTCCCTCGGTGATAGGTATTGTCGATCTTAGGCATTTTAGGCGTACGAAATTACTCAGAGTTTTTAGTGTTTTTGTAGTTTGATTGTGTAGAACTTGGGATTTGGTATTTTTGGTGATTTGAGGTTATTGGGATCAGTAATCGATGTTTTGGGGATATTTGAAACTCCGGtatcttttctcttttgtaTATGGAGAAATTTTTGAATCCTTATATATCgcgagaaattttatatatgtatgtatgttgagagaaattgttatttttctaaatcGTATCATATACCAAGTTGGCATTTTTAGGTGTACATTGTTCTTAATGGGTTTGATATTTGTAGAAACGGATAGTGCTGAAGGTCAGAGATTGTGTTGCTGAGTATTACAACTGATTAAAATTGGAATGGgattatttggaaatttatttgGAATGGGAACATTTCTGTTGTTCCTGAATTTGAGATTCTAAGGATTTTCATTTCttctgtatattttaaaaaactaTATTAAATGTTAGACTATAACTTGAAATTCTATCGATTCTTCTTTGTAATCTGagaaattctttattaaaaaattctttgaaaCTAGTAAAATGACAgtacatatttttcaaagatataATCGATatgtctaaatattataatttccgataaaaagaataatcatctttataaatataatcttcACCTATATAACTTCGTCTTTCTGAAATCTGATCAATCTTAACGATGACTTTCGTTTCGATGAAATTCGTTAAGTAATTACCAAACTTCCCATAATAAATTTACTATCAACATCTAATAGCGTGCTGTTCTTCCTTATCAGTTTGAAAACCTATAGTAGCTGGAAGTTTACAATGGCCGCCTGTTCCTTCTGGTGTTTCACTTTGGGAACCTCTGGCTCGGAGTTTTCACATGACTCGAAGCAATTCGTTAGTCCTCCTGGTTACATTTATTAGGTTTTAACAATCCGCCATCAAGCAATTTGTCAGTGACGGTTCGATTTAATTCGCACCGTTTAATTTATTATCGCAACGTGAGCCCGCAAGTTTACAAAACAGTCAAGCTTGTACCTCTAAACCATGATATTGGCAGGCATTTAAAACCAGGGTATTATAATCTCTGGTTAGTTGTTAATCtgtttttcgtttcgtttgtcgGACTTACTGTGTACATTGTATCAAGCTTCATCTGGTAGCGATTAATGCGGCATTCATAATTATTTTGGCAAGCAGAATAAGCAATAGAGGCTGGCTGTCTTCTTCAGAATTTGAGAAACCTTGAATATCGTATAACTGAAAAGTTTGAGTCTCATTTTATAGCGTTTAACTTAAATGTAAAAATGTGGTTGAGgtgttctttctttccttcttctttttttttaaacatttcttaTATGTATTATCTTTTTACAATTTGGATAATGTATATCTCAAAATTTATAATCACGAATTTTTAATCGCAtgtataacattaaatatataaatacgaagTATTAtcctttcttttatatattttcctttttttttcaatcttttgtacaatttggaaaaatatatatttctgcaAATTTCAATAtcacaatttatataaatataaaggtaTATGACtctatgttttattttttataggaattctttgtaatttattttatttatgcacAGAATGGAGATAAATTTGGTTGCATTTATTTTGTTTGATCGGGTGttctatatgtatacatattttttttttattttgactATTGAATTTTATCTAGCAGAAATGGGCAAGGGGATAATGAAGACGTAATCTCGAAACGAAGACCTTATCAGAATTTGCCAATTCTCTTGAAGTGTACCATTGGTGAACAATGTATTAATAATGTCGTCGTGATTTACTGCGATTTCAGGCAATGGGACAATCTAATTACACTCTACCTGTATCCGTACCAGTAAATAGTTATGGCGAATCTCTACTTGGATCTAGTCCCCAAATGGCGCATACCAGCATTTCTCCAAGACCGTCGTCTTCTGAAACAGATTCAGGTATGTAATCGATTCTCAAACTTTACATATTGATCTGCAAGGATATTAATAGATTCGTGatggaaagaaaagaatttcttaagAGAAGCATCTAAATAATTAGTAATTCAGTTATTTAGCAAATAAAGATTTtaacttttgcaatttttattagtgcaacatattaataataattgtgaTAAGTTAATTCCTATATTAGTCACTAAAACGGTAAATCTTAATTTTGTTGTTTTTCTATAGTATATCCACCAGGAGGGATGTTGGAAATGAGTAATGGTTATCCACCATCGGCATCACCACTAGGAGGTTCACCTAGTCCAGGACCTTCGCCGGCACTAGGAGTCGGAGGAGGCAGTGCAAACAAAGGCAGTAATCCGTCTAGGCATTCACCACAACCTCCGCCTCCTCCACCGCCGCCTCATCCTCACAGGACTAATCTTCGAGTAGTTATTCCAACACCCCTTACGCAACCTCTCTCCGAAGACACTAGTTACGATGTTAGTACGCACTGTGCTTGATTTCAATGCATTTTATTCAGTGCATTcagttaaaaattttatttcaaatttagggaATTGAgttatactttaataatatttttatatactttatgtttTTCATCATTGCATTggatattttttgttattaacttcttgtaatgaaattttagaaatctttatttttcttaatcttGGATTTCAATTCTCATTTGAAAGAAatcatgaaaattcaaattctaaaTTTTTGCTAATTTTATGATGTGTAATTCACAAATTTAAAATCACTATATTTTAGTATTAGATATAATGTAAGATATTTTATAGCAATTTCCTAGTGATCTAGTAGTCTAACTGCGTGTAATTGTGTGCAATTTCACACACTATGGATAGTAATATATAGATACTTGAAAAGTACCCTTATGTAATTACACAATATTTCATTCTAATTGGTCTTTTGTTTTGTGTTTCTGATATACAGAGTGGCCATGCACAATCCACATTGAACACACCAGTAGTAGCGCTACAAACACCATCAGTTCCAGCTGGATATTCTAGTTTTGGACCAACGGATTATTCCTCAGACTTAGGAAGCTTAGCATGGTCTCATCAGAGGTACGTTGATGACTTATCAATGTATTCGGCAGCCACCATGTCCAGCATCAGGTAAAtcatatttcataattattgtTGTGAAAGGAAACTATATGTCCAGTTGGTATAATCTATCGttcaaaactttttaatatcaATCGTAATATTATCGTAGTATTTAATATCAATCAAACTTAATATCAATCGTAACAAATAATCTCTAATTACATTTTGTTCATTTACGTGTATGTCGTCCTTCCTACAaacgaaaatatatttagaaacaaGCTTACAACgcaaaatattgtataaacGCTTATTCAAGAAAAGATTAAAGATTATTTGTAAAGTTTAATCGTGCTTGCAACGACGGTACTCGTTCTAACAACGGATCTTCTATATTTATCCAAGTTGAtgataaaaatatcaaacaacGTCCACTGGAGGTTTATagttttttttcttatttggaTAGTTGTAGCATGCTAGTGAATTGTATCATCTTTCACTGagatttaaaattctttttcggcagtcaaattttcaaagttttgAAACTATCTTCATATCAGTTTATCTCAAATCCTTTGGATCTGAAAGAAACAAGGATcttgaacaaaaatattttgtcaattAATTACTTTGGCTACTCAAACTTATTAAATGCTAAACCCACATAACAGTTCATCTATGAAATGACAATGagctttaacgatatatacttatttTAAAACATATTATACTTATGTATTCATATTTAATACATTGACAgctttttgcatattttatctTGCCTCTGATGCTGCTGTAAGGTTTATAATAATCAATATGTGTTAGTAAATATGTTAAATGATATTCTAGAAAGATACATAAGATACAACATAATACAAGccatagtttcttttcaatttaattattgtaTACAATTTCTTCAGTCAAGACCTGGTTTTATATCTTCAGCCAGCATATTCTCTTCCGAGGTGTTATACTTTAAAGTGCGAATCAATCTTGCTGGAATCCTCATAATCGAATCTAatatcttcaaatttatttGATTACAGTGGTCTTCCCCATCTAGCAGTGTCGAGCAGTACACCGCCACCGGCCACGTCGCCATTACCAGTGAAGATAAAAAGTGAACCGATCAGTCCACCTAGAGATCCTCACGGTGGCAACAGTGGCTCGAACAGCGGGCCGAGTAATACCAGCAATCTTCATCACACGACTCTGAACGTGGGACCTTCGTCCAGTACCGGTGCACCACCTCCACATCATGTACCTCATCCGGGGCCACAATCGCTGAATCTTGTGTCGAGCAGACCGAGCAGTAATCCACCGCCATCTCACTCCGGTAGTATAACACCGACGAATCTTCCGTCACCTGGAAGCGGCACAGTGGCAGATATTCGAACGAGTCACTCGAACGCCGGGGGAAACGGTGGGAATAACTCAGACTATGAGAATGGACCGCTGATGAAGCGTTCCAGGATCACTGAGGGCTGGGCGACTTAATATCAATCGTAACAATTAATCGCTCGATCGTTTAATACCTCTACGTACAACGGCGTATAGTGCTTTTGTGAAAAGTTCCGGGACTTGAAGTCAAAGACTCGTTAATTATTATACGCAATGTTCGGCCatggttcttttttttctcttcttgtaGTTGGATGCGCGCGTAAGACGAAGAATCCTTGCGAAGAGTCCGACTTTGGCTGGATAAGAGAGGAcacaaatttgtttatattttaaaagtcCAGAAACACACGTAACAcgacacatacacatacatacatatacatataaaagaaTACGTTTGTTTGACGATTAAATAACGGTGCCATAATgttgatatatatatgtatatatatatatgtatatatatgtatgtatatatatatatatatatatatacatatgtgtgtgtgtatatatatatatatatattatattatattatacaatatatgatggatacatatatatatatataatattcattatatataaaagatatatatatatgtatattttcatgtatataatacaaaagTTGTTTGTATATATGTCATTTATTCATTGTCATTTTCTTCGTGACATGGCATATTGTGTCTTTGATACTTGTCGCTAATGGCGaagatatattctattccgagTGAAGAAAGGTAATGGCGGTACGTTTAGAATTGATGTTAAGAAATGAATCGAGAGCACAGCATTTCGGAAGATAAGTGCATCGATAACCGAATTTCTAAGAGCTTTCGAAAACGTTTAATGAATTTACAGTTtagatatttacaaataattgtaCTTTGttacttgtttctttttttttgtgcgTTATGATGGTAGGTAGGCAAGACCGCGGCATAATCCGTTAATTGATGTTTTTACATAATGAATGCCGAGAGCAATGAACATAATTTCTCTCTTAATTGAATGCCTAGTCAGAGAATAATGATATTCGattagtatataaattttaattttacaatttttcttttttttttttgtaattgcaATATCTCTTTCCTTTATTCCAGAGAAAAGAATCGTACTCTTATTTTATAAGCGATCAATGGAGTCGtacgaatattttattagaaactaTATACATTCATGAGTCTTAGAtcgtttaattttctttttaacaaatCGTTGGGTTTGTTTTTAAAGTAGCGGagtttctccctcttctttttcttttttcttttttcttagcGAACTAATTAACGGTCTATGTCCgctaataaacaaaaaaatgttgaataatTAATCGGCTGCTGTACTCAAAATAATTACGATATTCagtagagaaaaaaaaatatgatcgaaaattaatatattgattattatgaagtaatagaGGAGATATATGCATATTACATGT comes from the Bombus terrestris chromosome 8, iyBomTerr1.2, whole genome shotgun sequence genome and includes:
- the LOC100649884 gene encoding myocyte-specific enhancer factor 2 isoform X1; protein product: MGRKKIQISRITDERNRQVTFNKRKFGVMKKAYELSVLCDCEIALIIFSSSNKLYQYASTDMDKVLLKYTEYNEPHESLTNKNIIEALNKKEHKGAMSPESPEPDAIEYNLTPRTEAKYTKIDEEFQLMMQRHQHNGTRAMGQSNYTLPVSVPVNSYGESLLGSSPQMAHTSISPRPSSSETDSVYPPGGMLEMSNGYPPSASPLGGSPSPGPSPALGVGGGSANKGSNPSRHSPQPPPPPPPPHPHRTNLRVVIPTPLTQPLSEDTSYDSGHAQSTLNTPVVALQTPSVPAGYSSFGPTDYSSDLGSLAWSHQRYVDDLSMYSAATMSSISGLPHLAVSSSTPPPATSPLPVKIKSEPISPPRDPHGGNSGSNSGPSNTSNLHHTTLNVGPSSSTGAPPPHHVPHPGPQSLNLVSSRPSSNPPPSHSGSITPTNLPSPGSGTVADIRTSHSNAGGNGGNNSDYENGPLMKRSRITEGWAT
- the LOC100649884 gene encoding myocyte-specific enhancer factor 2 isoform X3; the encoded protein is MGRKKIQISRITDERNRQVTFNKRKFGVMKKAYELSVLCDCEIALIIFSSSNKLYQYASTDMDKVLLKYTEYNEPHESLTNKNIIEALNKKEHKGAMSPESPEPDAIEYNLTPRTEAKYTKIDEEFQLMMQRHQHNGTRAMGQSNYTLPVSVPVNSYGESLLGSSPQMAHTSISPRPSSSETDSVYPPGGMLEMSNGYPPSASPLGGSPSPGPSPALGVGGGSANKGSNPSRHSPQPPPPPPPPHPHRTNLRVVIPTPLTQPLSEDTSYDSGHAQSTLNTPVVALQTPSVPAGYSSFGPTDYSSDLGSLAWSHQSGLPHLAVSSSTPPPATSPLPVKIKSEPISPPRDPHGGNSGSNSGPSNTSNLHHTTLNVGPSSSTGAPPPHHVPHPGPQSLNLVSSRPSSNPPPSHSGSITPTNLPSPGSGTVADIRTSHSNAGGNGGNNSDYENGPLMKRSRITEGWAT
- the LOC100649884 gene encoding myocyte-specific enhancer factor 2 isoform X2 codes for the protein MGRKKIQISRITDERNRQVTFNKRKFGVMKKAYELSVLCDCEIALIIFSSSNKLYQYASTDMDKVLLKYTEYNEPHESLTNKNIIEKEHKGAMSPESPEPDAIEYNLTPRTEAKYTKIDEEFQLMMQRHQHNGTRAMGQSNYTLPVSVPVNSYGESLLGSSPQMAHTSISPRPSSSETDSVYPPGGMLEMSNGYPPSASPLGGSPSPGPSPALGVGGGSANKGSNPSRHSPQPPPPPPPPHPHRTNLRVVIPTPLTQPLSEDTSYDSGHAQSTLNTPVVALQTPSVPAGYSSFGPTDYSSDLGSLAWSHQRYVDDLSMYSAATMSSISGLPHLAVSSSTPPPATSPLPVKIKSEPISPPRDPHGGNSGSNSGPSNTSNLHHTTLNVGPSSSTGAPPPHHVPHPGPQSLNLVSSRPSSNPPPSHSGSITPTNLPSPGSGTVADIRTSHSNAGGNGGNNSDYENGPLMKRSRITEGWAT
- the LOC100649884 gene encoding myocyte-specific enhancer factor 2 isoform X4, whose product is MGRKKIQISRITDERNRQVTFNKRKFGVMKKAYELSVLCDCEIALIIFSSSNKLYQYASTDMDKVLLKYTEYNEPHESLTNKNIIEAMGQSNYTLPVSVPVNSYGESLLGSSPQMAHTSISPRPSSSETDSVYPPGGMLEMSNGYPPSASPLGGSPSPGPSPALGVGGGSANKGSNPSRHSPQPPPPPPPPHPHRTNLRVVIPTPLTQPLSEDTSYDSGHAQSTLNTPVVALQTPSVPAGYSSFGPTDYSSDLGSLAWSHQRYVDDLSMYSAATMSSISGLPHLAVSSSTPPPATSPLPVKIKSEPISPPRDPHGGNSGSNSGPSNTSNLHHTTLNVGPSSSTGAPPPHHVPHPGPQSLNLVSSRPSSNPPPSHSGSITPTNLPSPGSGTVADIRTSHSNAGGNGGNNSDYENGPLMKRSRITEGWAT